A portion of the Bubalus kerabau isolate K-KA32 ecotype Philippines breed swamp buffalo chromosome 1, PCC_UOA_SB_1v2, whole genome shotgun sequence genome contains these proteins:
- the LOC129642253 gene encoding endogenous retrovirus group K member 6 Env polyprotein-like: MSQPPRHLVPPLPRPQKRKGPPLPPRPPPTREAQLISRRMTPEIPDEQEEEPPTRQMSQLRIRDIVPPNSLPHRKSPGCPTRATQQASIPTWGQIKTLCHQAQGIASPQGSPASPERVFIAMLALLSCQVSASSPAPEKYWAYFPDPPTFQVVTWNNAPIRVHTNQPHLLGGHYTFYTNEEYPINFNYTFRGLTDDLPVCFNFPFGHTGSFITPTKEGCIGASEKAIITDSPSLRYRSVWVLLARMPGIPDPSKSLRFKSPPKYPNCHNAAPSDAIWNTIDGHSGYPIWKSCTYNSRIDYRIPGGNYTIQDWSNPDPGQDPMIDDAFKGRFNNWKDYSVPWPLRATRWHRNQFVPPMLSYTAKGRTYWQPEIWKALTATAPITLTRPENISTYSVLACLPSPYVFLFTNDSKRLNIHMNYSGGPNIVTCEQCMLSSCLTPQYNVSSFVVLQRPPYLMVPVTITTHWYDNYGLAVLQQVRDLMRSRRLAGLLFLGVATLITGIASVSMAAVSLTKQVHTAQYVDAMSKNVSLALATEEAIFRKLEMRIDALEEAILHIGNELQALKVRLALSCHADYRWICVTPLKVNETDYDWQKIKNHILGVWNSSDISLDLRKLHSQMTTIERSHLDFTASGVASDFFHTLSNFVSGKYFLSAIFNYAAVAALILLIIFILPCIVRILRQSIQKLETELHLAFLRNKNGGDAGSQHGSSHP, from the coding sequence ATGTCACAGCCCCCCAGGCATCTGGTCCCTCCACTGCCTCGACCACAAAAAAGGAAGGGACCTCCTCTACCTCCACGCCCTCCACCAACACGGGAAGCCCAGCTGATCTCTAGACGAATGACACCAGAGATCCCAGATGAACAGGAAGAGGAACCACCCACCAGACAGATGTCACAGCTCCGTATAAGAGATATTGTTCCCCCTAATTCTTTACCCCACAGGAAATCACCGGGATGTCCTACGCGGGCCACTCAACAAGCCTCTATACCTACCTGGGGACAGATTAAGACGCTTTGTCACCAGGCACAAGGGATAGCTTCCCCACAGGGCTCTCCAGCCTCTCCGGAGAGAGTGTTTATTGCTATGCTTGCCTTACTATCTTGCCAGGTAAGCGCCTCCTCTCCCGCTCCAGAAAAGTATTGGGCATACTTCCCAGATCCTCCAACCTTTCAAGTAGTTACTTGGAACAATGCCCCTATACGGGTCCACACAAACCAGCCTCATTTATTGGGAGGACATTATACTTTCTATACAAATGAGGAATACCCTATTAATTTCAATTATACCTTTAGGGGATTAACAGACGATCTCCCTGTTTGTTTTAACTTCCCTTTTGGTCATACAGGAAGCTTTATTACTCCTACCAAAGAAGGATGTATTGGAGCCTCTGAAAAAGCAATTATAACAGATTCTCCATCCTTAAGATATCGGTCAGTTTGGGTATTACTGGCTCGTATGCCTGGGATCCCTGACCCCTCTAAATCCCTGCGTTTTAAATCTCCACCAAAATATCCAAATTGTCATAATGCTGCCCCTTCAGATGCCATATGGAACACTATAGATGGTCATTCAGGATATCCGATTTGGAAATCTTGTACTTATAATTCTAGAATTGACTACAGAATACCAGGAGGAAATTATACCATTCAGGACTGGAGCAACCCGGATCCAGGTCAGGATCCAATGATTGATGATGCATTTAAAGGGAGATTTAACAATTGGAAAGACTATTCAGTTCCTTGGCCATTACGCGCCACTAGATGGCATCGTAATCAATTTGTTCCTCCTATGCTGTCTTATACGGCTAAGGGCAGAACTTACTGGCAACCAGAAATTTGGAAGGCCCTTACCGCTACTGCCCCTATTACCTTAACCCGGCCAGAAAAtatttctacttattctgttttagcttgtctaccctcgccttatgtttttctcttcacTAATGACTCCAAGAGACTTAATATACACATGAATTATTCGGGTGGACCTAATAtagtaacttgtgaacaatgtatgctctcatcttgtttgacccctcAATATAATGTTAGCTCTTTTGTGGTGTTGCAACGCCCACCCTATCTTATGGTGCCTGTAACTATAACCACACATTGGTATGATAactatggtcttgctgtattacaacaagtGCGGGATTTAATGCGATCACGACGGTTAGCAGGCTTACTTTTCCTGGGAGTAGCAACTTTAATAACCGGAATTGCTTCTGTTTCTATGGCAGCAGTTTCATTGACTAAACAAGTACacactgctcaatatgttgatgctatgtccaaaaatgtttctttagcattggcaacagaGGAAGCTATATTCAGGAAGCTGGAGATGAGgatagatgccctagaggaagcaatattgcatattggaaatgaattgcaggctttaaaagTGAGATTGGCACTGTCCTGTCATGCCGACTACCGGTGGAtttgtgtaacacccctgaaagtaaatgagacagattatgactggcaaaaaattaaaaatcatattttaggTGTCTGGAACAGCTCCGACATTAGTTTAGATTTAAGGAAACTTCACAGTCAAATGACAACCATAGAACGCTCTCACTTAGATTTTACTGCCTCAGGAGTAGCAAGTGACTTCTTCCATACATTATCTAACTTTGTTTCAGGAAAGTACTTTCTGTCTGCTATTTTTAACTATGCTGCTGTGGCCGCTCTAATTCTGCttatcatattcattcttccttgtattgtcagaaTTCTCCGACAGAGCATTCAGAAGCTCGAGACTGAATTGCATCTGGctttcttaagaaataaaaatgggggagatgctgggagccagcacgggagttcccacccatga